Proteins encoded within one genomic window of Rubritalea squalenifaciens DSM 18772:
- a CDS encoding aldehyde dehydrogenase (NADP(+)) codes for MSLTGQSFIGFSRGAGSETCGSAINPATGEALTPNTIGATDAEVQQALELAASAFQVYREKSGAEKAAFLRAIADNIEAVVDTIAERGPQETGLPEARMRGESGRTMGQLRMFAALVEEGSWVDARIENAQPDRQPLPKVDLRSMLRPLGPVAVFAASNFPLAFSVAGGDTASALAAGCPVVVKAHSSHPGLSEIVAEAVVKAAQETGMPEGVFSMVFGGGRTVGQALVKAPQIKAVGFTGSLAGGRALMDIAAQREEPIPVYAEMSAINPVVVLNSALGESSEALAEAAYGSLTMGVGQFCTNPGLFFIPAVESDAFAHKLAELTAAGATGTMLNEGICQAYRDGIAALQGQSAVDQLALVPSEATGQGGPAVFRTTAAEFLKNEALTNEVFGPATLLVTYHSEAELLELCRSIEGQLTASVHGSAEDFEGAGEMIQILEQKAGRLIFNGFPTGVEVCHSMVHGGPFPSTSDGRSTSVGSMAIFRFARAVSYQSFPQAALPAELRDDNTLDIFRMVDGVQGKH; via the coding sequence ATGTCATTAACTGGTCAATCATTCATCGGATTTTCAAGAGGTGCAGGTAGCGAGACTTGCGGTTCCGCCATCAACCCTGCAACAGGCGAGGCGCTGACACCTAACACCATCGGGGCGACAGATGCTGAAGTGCAGCAGGCGCTTGAGCTAGCAGCGAGTGCATTCCAAGTTTACCGCGAAAAGAGCGGTGCTGAGAAAGCGGCATTCCTGCGCGCCATCGCAGACAATATCGAGGCTGTAGTCGATACCATCGCGGAGCGTGGTCCACAGGAGACAGGCCTTCCTGAAGCACGTATGCGTGGTGAAAGTGGCCGTACCATGGGGCAGCTGAGAATGTTTGCTGCCCTCGTGGAAGAAGGTTCCTGGGTTGATGCCCGTATCGAAAACGCACAGCCAGACCGTCAGCCGCTTCCTAAGGTAGACCTTCGCTCGATGCTTCGCCCGCTCGGACCAGTCGCTGTTTTCGCAGCTTCTAACTTCCCATTGGCATTCTCTGTGGCAGGTGGTGACACCGCTTCAGCGCTGGCTGCAGGTTGCCCGGTGGTGGTAAAGGCTCACTCTTCTCATCCGGGACTCTCTGAGATCGTGGCTGAAGCTGTCGTCAAGGCGGCTCAGGAGACAGGCATGCCTGAGGGGGTGTTCTCCATGGTCTTCGGCGGTGGCCGTACCGTGGGTCAGGCTCTGGTAAAGGCGCCACAGATCAAGGCGGTTGGCTTCACTGGTTCTCTGGCTGGTGGGCGCGCGCTGATGGATATCGCTGCGCAGCGTGAAGAGCCAATCCCAGTGTATGCTGAAATGAGCGCGATCAATCCGGTTGTCGTTCTCAACAGCGCGCTTGGGGAATCCAGCGAAGCTCTGGCTGAGGCTGCTTACGGTTCACTGACCATGGGTGTTGGTCAGTTCTGTACCAACCCAGGTTTGTTCTTCATTCCAGCGGTTGAGTCCGATGCCTTTGCTCACAAGCTTGCCGAACTTACAGCAGCGGGCGCTACTGGCACCATGCTCAACGAGGGTATCTGCCAGGCATACCGCGACGGCATTGCTGCATTGCAGGGGCAATCTGCAGTTGACCAGCTGGCACTGGTTCCAAGCGAAGCTACAGGCCAGGGCGGTCCTGCAGTATTCCGTACCACTGCGGCTGAGTTCCTCAAGAACGAGGCGCTCACCAATGAGGTCTTCGGTCCTGCTACCTTGCTTGTTACTTACCATAGTGAGGCTGAGCTGCTTGAGCTTTGCAGATCGATCGAAGGTCAGTTGACTGCTTCCGTGCACGGATCAGCAGAAGACTTCGAAGGTGCTGGTGAAATGATCCAGATTCTTGAGCAGAAAGCTGGTCGTCTCATCTTCAATGGATTCCCGACTGGCGTAGAAGTATGCCACTCCATGGTGCATGGTGGTCCATTCCCATCGACGTCCGATGGCCGCTCTACATCCGTAGGTTCCATGGCGATCTTCCGTTTTGCCCGTGCTGTTTCCTACCAGAGCTTCCCGCAGGCGGCACTTCCTGCTGAGCTGCGTGATGACAACACCCTCGATATCTTCCGTATGGTGGATGGTGTGCAGGGTAAGCACTAA
- a CDS encoding LamG-like jellyroll fold domain-containing protein → MKLTLALHSLTLTASLALPAALMASGPGTTNDFGGRRVLYIGIDGVRPDALQAANTPNMDALAAEGVITYNAFSGGVLGTSSQQSTYSGPGWSSLLTGVWTDKHKVTNNSFTGHDFQNYPHFFRRIKEKVPTAHVSSIIHWSPIDTVIVEGSKDGGVEFADFRSNQSTDTGVANVAAAQLGSSDPDVMFLHFDEVDYAGHGYGYSTSVPEYLSAIEGVDGYIGTVLTALQNRPQYAQEDWLVIVSTDHGGTGTGHGGQTSGERTIFMLVSGGATENGVVSTESPGQPAAPATAMKHLGITLDPSWGWEEDAFGLPAPRFDAEVAGDYALLHWDLPEGGLSGLTGFELLRDGVSIATLGLEVRSYTDSPVVPASGGVQYSYSLRFSGSSEPDQSEQLTLGTGDNVSDLEMYLTFDEVTEDASGKGHHATAVGAPSYVDGVSGKAAVLDSGRYFTVPQTGGLLFGSTMDFTVSFWMKSSGQWSGDPSFVSNKDWDSGANQGWIVAGQANGPAWQWNLKGDAASRRDFDNGGLVQDGKWHHILVSHDRDGSASFYQDGELIGSVNIANDGSVDTGFPLVIGRDGELDYGFNQELYIDEVKIWRRALSEIDVKAEVAGRSEYFVWQEDQFSEAQLVDPQVSGNDADPDLDGMNNALEFALGRNPLVVDAATVLQLEQVDGEWIVSWPQRSGGTGIIGVDYQVSGIAYQLEASASLGGWQSGASVIHPHGGPRYLQPGWHKASAKLLTPSSEDSYFYQLKVDK, encoded by the coding sequence ATGAAACTCACTCTAGCTCTTCACTCTCTCACTTTGACGGCATCACTCGCGCTTCCCGCGGCTTTGATGGCATCCGGCCCAGGTACGACCAATGACTTCGGTGGTCGGCGGGTATTGTACATTGGTATCGATGGAGTCAGGCCAGATGCTTTGCAGGCGGCGAATACGCCAAATATGGATGCCTTAGCAGCGGAGGGGGTGATTACCTACAATGCCTTTTCGGGGGGAGTTCTCGGGACATCCAGTCAACAGTCGACTTACAGTGGTCCCGGGTGGTCGAGTTTGCTAACAGGTGTCTGGACGGACAAGCATAAGGTGACGAACAACTCGTTCACAGGGCATGATTTCCAGAACTATCCGCACTTCTTTAGAAGGATCAAGGAGAAGGTGCCTACGGCTCATGTGAGCAGCATCATTCACTGGAGCCCGATCGATACGGTCATCGTGGAAGGTTCGAAGGATGGTGGAGTAGAGTTTGCGGATTTTCGTAGTAATCAGTCGACCGATACCGGGGTCGCCAATGTGGCGGCGGCTCAGTTAGGCTCGAGTGATCCTGATGTGATGTTCTTGCATTTTGATGAAGTGGACTACGCGGGCCATGGCTACGGCTACAGCACGAGCGTGCCAGAGTATCTCTCTGCCATTGAAGGTGTGGATGGTTATATCGGTACGGTGCTGACGGCACTGCAAAACAGACCTCAGTATGCGCAGGAGGACTGGCTGGTGATTGTCAGTACTGATCATGGTGGTACAGGCACGGGGCACGGAGGGCAGACGAGTGGTGAGCGTACGATCTTTATGCTGGTGAGTGGTGGGGCTACGGAGAATGGCGTGGTTTCGACAGAGTCGCCAGGGCAGCCAGCGGCTCCAGCTACGGCAATGAAGCATCTTGGTATCACTCTTGATCCATCTTGGGGATGGGAAGAGGATGCGTTTGGTTTGCCCGCTCCGCGTTTTGATGCGGAGGTAGCTGGAGACTATGCGTTGCTTCATTGGGATCTCCCAGAAGGAGGATTGAGTGGTCTAACCGGCTTTGAGCTGCTTAGGGATGGTGTGAGTATCGCGACTTTGGGGCTTGAGGTGAGGAGTTACACGGATAGTCCAGTTGTGCCAGCGAGTGGAGGTGTGCAGTACTCTTATAGCCTTCGTTTCTCAGGGAGCAGTGAGCCTGATCAGAGCGAACAGCTTACATTGGGAACGGGGGATAATGTATCTGATCTTGAGATGTACCTGACCTTTGACGAGGTGACTGAGGATGCATCAGGCAAGGGGCATCACGCTACAGCAGTGGGTGCACCCTCCTATGTGGATGGTGTGAGTGGTAAAGCGGCTGTGTTAGATAGTGGTCGGTATTTTACAGTTCCTCAGACGGGAGGTTTGCTCTTTGGGTCGACTATGGATTTTACGGTTTCCTTCTGGATGAAGAGCAGCGGCCAGTGGTCTGGAGATCCTTCGTTTGTCTCGAACAAGGATTGGGATTCTGGTGCCAACCAAGGCTGGATAGTGGCTGGTCAGGCTAATGGCCCGGCCTGGCAGTGGAATTTAAAAGGAGACGCTGCATCACGAAGGGATTTTGACAATGGTGGGCTGGTACAGGACGGCAAGTGGCACCACATCCTTGTCAGCCATGATCGGGATGGAAGCGCGTCCTTCTATCAGGATGGTGAATTGATCGGCTCGGTCAATATCGCCAATGATGGCAGCGTAGATACTGGATTTCCACTGGTTATCGGTAGAGATGGTGAGCTGGACTATGGCTTTAATCAGGAGCTCTACATTGATGAGGTGAAGATCTGGAGGCGTGCTCTCAGTGAAATCGATGTGAAAGCGGAAGTGGCTGGCCGCAGCGAATACTTTGTCTGGCAAGAAGATCAGTTCAGCGAGGCTCAACTCGTGGATCCTCAGGTCAGCGGAAATGATGCGGATCCAGATCTCGATGGAATGAATAATGCGCTAGAGTTTGCATTGGGGCGCAATCCACTGGTTGTGGATGCGGCCACAGTGTTACAACTGGAGCAGGTTGATGGTGAATGGATCGTGAGTTGGCCACAGAGAAGTGGCGGCACTGGCATAATCGGAGTGGATTACCAGGTATCTGGCATAGCTTATCAATTGGAGGCATCGGCGTCACTTGGTGGCTGGCAGTCTGGAGCTTCAGTCATTCACCCACATGGTGGCCCGAGATACCTTCAGCCCGGTTGGCACAAGGCCAGCGCGAAGTTGCTCACGCCTTCTTCAGAAGACT
- a CDS encoding AraC family transcriptional regulator: MTPREFFAQLDHPLTGVTLFDHVPDIVYFIKDTEGRYIAVNKTLLKRLGLENKEDIIGKKAVDVFPDPLGEGFSTQDQNIIHTGAGIHGRLELHLYPNGKHGWCLTYKEPIFNSDRKIIGVSGISRDIHSPSEQRDDLATLQKVIVYIRNNVDQPLRLPELAEMVDLSVYQLDQRIRNLYQISAGQFITQTRIEKACNLLRCTGKSIADIALDCGYSDQSAFSRQFKQTTSMTPKAFRNEVG, translated from the coding sequence ATGACTCCGAGAGAATTCTTTGCCCAACTCGACCACCCTCTGACAGGGGTGACTCTGTTCGACCACGTACCGGACATCGTCTACTTCATCAAAGACACAGAAGGCCGCTACATCGCAGTGAACAAGACACTTCTTAAGCGTCTCGGACTCGAGAACAAAGAAGACATCATCGGCAAGAAAGCGGTCGATGTCTTCCCGGATCCGCTCGGTGAAGGCTTCTCCACACAGGACCAAAATATCATCCACACGGGTGCCGGCATCCATGGCCGGCTGGAACTCCACCTCTACCCGAATGGCAAGCACGGCTGGTGCCTCACCTACAAGGAACCGATTTTTAACTCGGATCGCAAAATCATTGGAGTATCAGGTATTTCCCGGGACATCCACTCCCCCTCAGAGCAGCGTGATGACCTCGCCACCCTGCAGAAAGTCATCGTCTACATCCGTAACAACGTGGACCAACCACTACGCCTGCCGGAGCTCGCTGAAATGGTGGACCTCTCCGTATACCAGCTCGACCAGCGCATCCGCAATCTCTACCAGATATCCGCTGGTCAGTTCATCACCCAGACCCGGATTGAAAAGGCCTGCAACCTCTTGCGCTGCACCGGTAAATCCATCGCAGACATCGCACTCGACTGCGGCTACTCGGACCAGTCCGCCTTCTCCCGCCAGTTCAAGCAAACCACCTCCATGACCCCCAAAGCCTTCCGCAACGAAGTGGGCTAG
- a CDS encoding PEP-CTERM sorting domain-containing protein gives MKFVLTLTALAASTLASQAAVLLEYNPTNTSTWDTPVVDAVIVSHSIDPDGGFADGGNNNTWTWGFSGLNPATNTYQPQIDFASDGTSTFDITTITLGSYQFANGAAGNGFLEIELFVDGVSQGTQSSTPGSGNNTYTWNSITDLTSSSKSIQFAYTEGNAEMQWLLVSEGNGGIVIEGDVIAVPEPSSTALIGLAGLGLLMRRRR, from the coding sequence ATGAAATTCGTACTTACTCTCACAGCTCTTGCTGCGAGCACGCTCGCCAGCCAAGCTGCAGTGCTACTCGAATACAACCCGACCAACACGAGCACTTGGGACACCCCAGTGGTGGATGCGGTCATTGTCAGCCACTCCATTGATCCGGACGGCGGTTTCGCTGACGGCGGCAACAACAACACTTGGACTTGGGGCTTCAGCGGTCTCAATCCTGCTACTAACACCTACCAGCCACAGATCGATTTCGCCTCCGACGGCACCTCAACATTCGACATCACCACCATCACTCTTGGGTCCTACCAATTCGCCAACGGCGCTGCGGGCAATGGCTTCCTGGAGATCGAACTTTTTGTGGACGGCGTCAGCCAAGGCACCCAATCCAGCACCCCGGGTAGCGGAAACAACACCTACACTTGGAACAGCATCACAGACCTGACATCCAGCTCCAAGTCCATCCAGTTTGCCTACACCGAAGGTAACGCTGAAATGCAGTGGTTGCTCGTATCCGAGGGCAATGGAGGCATCGTCATCGAAGGTGATGTAATAGCCGTACCAGAGCCCAGCTCCACAGCCCTTATCGGCCTGGCAGGACTCGGCCTACTCATGCGTCGCCGTCGCTAA
- a CDS encoding proline racemase family protein produces the protein MNKTGYQTLKIVDSHTGGEPTRVVVEGCPDLGKGDLAARRDVMRNEHDWVRTSVLLEPRGFEAMVGAVLVEPHAEDCVAGVIFFNNAGYLNMCIHGTIGLAKTLKHLGVIESGSHRIDTVVGVVTIHLNEDGSVSVDNVPSYLMQENVEIEVPVYGTVTGDIAWGGNWFFLIDGQGPEVKYENIDQLTDFTLRVGETLALQGITGENGMEIDHVEVFGPPVNDEADSRNFVMCPGGEYDRSPCGTGTSAKLATLYGKGKLKEGETWRQASVLNTVFTGKVKATGEGNAVIPTVTGRAWINGECTVILDPEDPFAHGIFNDSIQ, from the coding sequence ATGAATAAAACAGGATACCAGACGCTCAAAATCGTTGATTCCCACACCGGTGGTGAACCGACTCGCGTCGTTGTTGAGGGGTGTCCAGATCTCGGGAAAGGGGATCTGGCGGCTCGTCGTGATGTGATGCGCAATGAGCATGACTGGGTGAGGACATCCGTATTGCTGGAGCCAAGGGGCTTCGAGGCGATGGTGGGTGCGGTTCTTGTGGAACCTCATGCTGAGGATTGTGTGGCTGGAGTGATTTTCTTCAACAATGCCGGCTACCTGAACATGTGCATTCACGGCACGATCGGTCTGGCCAAGACGCTCAAGCATCTCGGTGTAATTGAGTCTGGCTCTCACCGTATTGACACGGTGGTGGGGGTAGTGACGATCCATCTGAATGAGGACGGCAGTGTGTCTGTGGACAATGTGCCCAGCTATCTGATGCAGGAGAACGTGGAGATCGAGGTTCCTGTCTACGGTACGGTGACTGGCGACATCGCCTGGGGTGGCAATTGGTTCTTCCTGATTGATGGTCAGGGGCCTGAGGTTAAGTACGAGAATATCGACCAGTTGACCGATTTTACGTTGCGTGTGGGGGAAACACTGGCTCTGCAGGGAATCACAGGCGAGAATGGTATGGAGATCGACCACGTGGAGGTTTTCGGCCCGCCGGTCAATGATGAGGCTGATAGCCGCAACTTCGTGATGTGCCCGGGAGGCGAGTATGACCGCTCACCCTGTGGTACGGGAACTTCTGCCAAACTGGCGACGCTTTACGGCAAGGGCAAGCTCAAGGAAGGCGAGACCTGGAGACAGGCAAGCGTGCTGAACACGGTATTCACCGGCAAGGTCAAAGCGACCGGTGAAGGGAATGCTGTGATACCAACCGTCACCGGACGTGCCTGGATCAATGGCGAGTGCACGGTCATCCTGGATCCAGAAGATCCTTTTGCACACGGAATTTTTAACGATAGTATTCAATAG
- a CDS encoding GntR family transcriptional regulator: MDTPLQRITLARQLADQLEKSIKDRMWIGRLPGTRVLAGHYHVHRDTVDAAIAILEASGVVEAAEPRRARRILWGAGSGEREKKEGKKRLLLIHRGLFVADREDLLILQRMDGLWRSRYGEVVWEQVDYLAGQTPEKRLAALVKKHSVNAILLHVPPVTWSRAAAELLPTYCCGGSSPDEKSISLSAYHAHEQLKLVLRRLVGLGHRRILVPTLDIKGDFAKVAVQALKEELPGPPVQGTYEDLCPACLVMDSGSWFEYWKRELNRTQATSVVLWSTRHLLSLYSYCFQYQIAIPRQLSVVLFSYDEHMEWLRPQPVMFRYPNNKAVRHFERWIDKGLSPIGSRFFDLEMIPGQSIAKVEI, from the coding sequence GTGGATACCCCTCTTCAACGGATTACCTTGGCGCGTCAGTTGGCAGATCAGCTTGAAAAGTCGATTAAGGATAGGATGTGGATTGGTAGATTACCTGGCACACGTGTGCTGGCTGGTCATTACCATGTGCACCGGGATACGGTGGATGCTGCTATTGCGATATTGGAGGCGAGTGGTGTGGTGGAGGCGGCTGAGCCTCGTCGGGCAAGAAGGATTCTATGGGGTGCTGGATCAGGGGAGAGAGAAAAGAAGGAAGGTAAAAAGCGTCTGCTATTGATACATAGAGGGCTATTTGTTGCTGATCGCGAGGATCTACTCATTTTACAACGGATGGATGGGCTGTGGAGATCCCGCTATGGTGAAGTGGTTTGGGAGCAGGTGGACTATCTAGCTGGCCAGACTCCGGAGAAGCGATTGGCAGCCTTGGTAAAAAAGCATTCGGTTAATGCTATACTACTTCATGTTCCACCGGTCACCTGGAGTCGTGCTGCAGCCGAATTGTTACCGACGTACTGCTGTGGAGGAAGTTCACCGGATGAGAAGTCCATATCACTTTCTGCGTATCATGCGCACGAGCAGTTGAAGTTGGTACTACGTCGGTTGGTAGGTTTGGGGCACAGAAGGATATTGGTGCCGACACTAGATATTAAAGGGGACTTTGCAAAAGTGGCAGTACAGGCTTTGAAGGAAGAGCTGCCTGGCCCACCTGTGCAGGGTACTTACGAGGATCTGTGTCCAGCATGTCTGGTGATGGATTCGGGGTCTTGGTTCGAGTATTGGAAGAGGGAACTTAATCGTACACAAGCCACATCCGTAGTGTTGTGGTCGACAAGGCATTTACTCTCTCTCTATAGCTACTGCTTTCAATACCAAATAGCTATTCCAAGGCAGCTCTCAGTAGTGCTTTTTAGCTACGATGAGCATATGGAGTGGCTGCGCCCTCAGCCAGTAATGTTCCGCTACCCTAACAATAAGGCAGTCAGGCATTTTGAGAGGTGGATAGATAAGGGGCTATCCCCAATAGGTTCGCGCTTCTTTGATTTAGAAATGATACCGGGCCAGTCGATCGCTAAGGTGGAGATTTAA